A region of Solanum dulcamara chromosome 7, daSolDulc1.2, whole genome shotgun sequence DNA encodes the following proteins:
- the LOC129896096 gene encoding 60S acidic ribosomal protein P1-like, whose protein sequence is MSVGELGCTYAALLLFDDGIPITAEKIATVVKAANISVESYWPSLFAKLFEKRDIEDLILTVGTGGGPAVAVAAAPVAGGGGAAAAPAAEEKKEEIKEDSDEDLGLSLFD, encoded by the exons ATGTCAGTTGGGGAACTTGGTTGTACCTACGCTGCTTTACTTCTTTTCGATGATGGCATTCCAATTACT GCAGAGAAGATTGCTACGGTGGTGAAGGCAGCCAATATTTCAGTGGAGTCTTATTGGCCCAGTCTTTTCGCCAAGCTATTTGAGAAGAGGGACATTGAAGATCTCATCTTGACTGTTGGGACAGGTGGCGGTCCAGCCGTAGCTGTTGCTGCTGCCCCGGTTGCTGGAGGTGGTGGTGCTGCTGCTGCTCCCGCTGctgaggagaaaaag GAGGAGATAAAGGAGGACAGTGACGAGGACTTGGGATTAAGCTTGTTTGATTAG